Proteins from a genomic interval of Polaribacter sp. Q13:
- a CDS encoding cell division ATP-binding protein FtsE, which produces MEKPVLFLENADIYQRENLVLSKVNLSIQKGEFYYLIGKTGSGKSSLMKTLYGDLKLQKGAGSIVDFDLKSIKEKDIPFLRRKIGIVFQDFKLLSDRNVFGNLEFVLKATGWKDKTKIKEKIDAVLDKVGMKAHSFKKTYELSGGEQQRIAIARALLNDPELILADEPTGNLDPKTSLEVMELLNDIHKSGKTILMATHDYQLIVKFKQKTLKCEGGELFEVAQKATV; this is translated from the coding sequence ATGGAAAAACCAGTCTTATTTTTAGAAAACGCAGATATATATCAAAGAGAAAATTTGGTGTTGTCTAAAGTTAATCTTTCGATACAAAAAGGAGAATTTTATTATTTAATTGGTAAAACAGGAAGTGGGAAAAGTAGCTTAATGAAAACGCTATATGGCGATTTAAAGCTGCAAAAAGGTGCTGGAAGTATTGTGGATTTCGATTTAAAATCGATTAAAGAAAAAGACATCCCTTTTTTAAGACGAAAAATAGGAATTGTTTTTCAGGACTTTAAATTGTTAAGTGATCGTAATGTTTTTGGTAATTTAGAGTTTGTATTAAAAGCGACTGGTTGGAAAGATAAAACTAAAATTAAGGAGAAAATTGATGCCGTATTAGATAAAGTAGGCATGAAAGCACATTCTTTTAAGAAAACGTATGAACTTTCTGGAGGAGAACAACAAAGAATAGCCATTGCTAGAGCGTTGTTAAATGATCCGGAATTAATTTTAGCAGATGAGCCTACAGGTAATTTAGACCCAAAAACTTCTTTAGAGGTAATGGAACTTTTAAATGACATTCATAAAAGTGGTAAAACCATTTTAATGGCAACGCATGATTACCAATTAATTGTAAAGTTTAAGCAAAAAACGTTAAAGTGTGAAGGTGGAGAGTTGTTTGAAGTAGCTCAAAAAGCCACTGTTTAG
- a CDS encoding glycosyltransferase produces MKKKNKVFVAVTNDISTDYRVHKICSYLIKLGFDVVVYGRVLPNTITVKRAYTIIRKKHFFNNNFLFYAEYNIRLFFYILFRKFNYIVSNDLDTLPACFFTSKLKNIDLVYDSHELFSEGPELQGRAFVQNFWRKLEDFFLPRIKKSYTVSQSIADFYDKKYQNKMGVIKNVPLKNAYSNLKEVKFPTDKRTILYQGVLNPGRGIKPMIKALKYIDNLDLVIIGYGKVEQELRMFVAKEKMDERVHFLGRIDRGKLINYTKLATLGMVLEEPLGLSFTYSLPNKLFDFIHAEIPIIAGNMPEISRIINEYKVGVTVEDYSPEKIASKINEVLNDAALLSSIKKHQQETKEILCWEIESKKLDNYFK; encoded by the coding sequence TTGAAAAAAAAAAATAAAGTTTTTGTAGCTGTAACTAATGATATTTCAACAGATTATAGGGTGCATAAAATATGCAGTTATCTTATTAAATTAGGTTTCGATGTTGTTGTGTATGGTAGAGTTTTACCAAATACAATTACTGTAAAAAGAGCGTATACAATTATTAGAAAAAAACATTTTTTTAATAATAATTTTTTATTTTATGCAGAGTATAATATAAGACTTTTTTTTTATATCTTATTTAGAAAATTTAATTATATAGTATCTAATGATTTAGATACTTTACCTGCTTGTTTTTTTACTAGCAAGTTAAAAAATATTGATTTAGTTTATGATAGTCACGAGCTTTTTTCTGAAGGACCAGAATTACAAGGTAGAGCATTTGTGCAGAATTTTTGGAGAAAATTAGAAGATTTTTTTTTACCGAGAATAAAAAAATCTTATACCGTTAGTCAATCTATAGCCGATTTTTATGATAAAAAATATCAGAATAAAATGGGTGTTATTAAAAATGTTCCTTTAAAGAATGCTTACTCTAATTTAAAAGAAGTAAAGTTTCCAACAGATAAAAGGACTATTCTGTATCAAGGAGTTTTAAATCCTGGTAGGGGAATTAAACCAATGATTAAGGCTTTAAAATATATAGATAACTTAGATTTAGTTATTATTGGTTATGGCAAAGTAGAACAAGAATTAAGAATGTTTGTTGCTAAAGAAAAAATGGACGAGAGAGTTCATTTTTTAGGTAGAATAGATAGAGGTAAGCTTATTAATTATACTAAGTTAGCAACTTTGGGTATGGTTTTAGAAGAGCCTTTAGGTTTAAGTTTTACGTATTCTTTACCAAATAAATTATTCGATTTTATTCATGCAGAAATTCCTATTATTGCGGGTAATATGCCAGAAATATCAAGAATTATAAATGAATATAAAGTTGGTGTTACAGTAGAAGATTATTCTCCAGAAAAAATAGCTAGCAAAATTAATGAAGTATTAAACGATGCCGCTTTATTAAGCTCTATAAAAAAACATCAACAAGAAACAAAAGAAATACTTTGTTGGGAGATAGAATCTAAAAAATTAGATAATTACTTTAAATAA
- a CDS encoding glycosyltransferase, translating to MPVLNNLKGLKKTVKSIQNQSLNNFEVWIIDGGSKTKTQEYLKTLRPPFNYISEKDKGIYNAMNKGVLRSKGKWLYFLGSGDLLASNWVIENLSKELDLKFDLIIGEISYCFKTISKNFKSKWSSIMWVKNTVHHQSIFYNKTIFNENLYNTNYKILSDYDFNLSLFANKSKVKTVSTVIALCEPYGVSKNYNWSLYKEEILLKTNNSIIFLKPIFSIIALLKFLIRKIAG from the coding sequence ATACCAGTTTTAAATAATCTTAAAGGATTAAAAAAAACGGTAAAAAGTATTCAAAATCAATCTTTAAATAATTTTGAAGTTTGGATTATTGATGGTGGCTCTAAAACTAAAACTCAAGAATATTTAAAAACATTAAGACCACCTTTTAACTATATTTCTGAGAAAGATAAAGGGATTTATAATGCTATGAACAAAGGTGTTCTTAGATCTAAAGGAAAATGGTTGTATTTTTTAGGAAGTGGAGATTTATTAGCTTCTAATTGGGTTATAGAAAATTTATCAAAAGAATTGGACCTTAAATTTGATTTAATAATTGGTGAAATTAGTTACTGTTTTAAAACAATTAGTAAAAATTTTAAATCGAAATGGTCTTCTATAATGTGGGTGAAAAATACGGTTCATCATCAATCTATATTTTATAATAAAACTATTTTTAACGAAAATTTATATAACACAAATTATAAAATTTTGTCTGATTATGATTTTAATTTAAGCTTATTTGCTAACAAAAGTAAAGTTAAAACCGTATCTACTGTTATTGCTTTATGTGAACCTTATGGTGTTTCTAAAAACTATAATTGGTCATTATATAAAGAAGAAATACTCTTAAAAACAAATAATTCTATTATTTTTTTAAAACCAATATTTTCAATTATTGCTTTACTTAAATTTTTAATTAGAAAAATTGCTGGTTAG
- a CDS encoding MBOAT family protein, producing the protein MIFNSLTFIIFFVAVFFIYYFVFKESTKYQNWLLLLASYFFYGYVNWKIIPILLIATILIYFLGIAIYTSEENEKKSSRLATLGIVLGVGLLFYFKYFNFFIDSFSSVLSVIGLKSNIGTFNIIMPLGISFFTFKLISYIIEVHRGQIEPTKDFVIFATYVAFFPTILSGPIDRPNNFIPQLVGKRTFNYNLVVDGCRQILWGLFQKVVIADNLAVYINGVWGDIPNQSGSMLLFMAILYSYQIYTDFSGYSHMAIGVGKILGFQITKNFNYPYFSRNIAEFWRNWHISLTSWLTDYVFMPLNFKFRSFGNWGIILAIIINFMLVGLWHGANWIFVIYGLYHGLLFIPLILTGSIFKKKKLIVNKYGLPSLKDFYKINVTFLLWTLSLIIFRADNINQSWSYFSKIFSSSLFTIPKFNHHDLGVIITIIFFIIIFMLIEWFGREKEYAISQLEKTSNKYSRWAIYIIIIISIMIFAGGKQDFIYFQF; encoded by the coding sequence ATGATATTTAATTCTCTCACTTTTATAATATTTTTTGTTGCTGTATTTTTTATATATTATTTTGTTTTTAAAGAGAGCACCAAATACCAAAATTGGTTACTACTTCTAGCAAGTTATTTCTTTTATGGATATGTAAATTGGAAAATTATTCCAATCCTCTTAATTGCAACCATACTTATTTATTTTTTGGGTATTGCAATATATACCTCAGAAGAAAATGAAAAGAAGTCTTCAAGATTAGCAACTTTAGGGATAGTATTAGGTGTTGGACTTTTATTTTATTTCAAGTATTTCAATTTTTTTATTGATTCATTTTCGTCTGTTTTAAGCGTTATCGGTTTAAAATCAAACATTGGAACTTTCAACATTATTATGCCTCTCGGTATAAGCTTCTTCACTTTTAAGCTTATTAGTTATATTATTGAGGTACATAGAGGACAAATTGAACCAACCAAAGATTTTGTAATCTTTGCAACTTATGTAGCCTTTTTTCCTACAATTTTGTCTGGCCCAATAGACAGACCTAATAATTTTATTCCTCAACTTGTAGGTAAACGAACGTTTAATTACAACCTTGTTGTAGATGGTTGTCGTCAAATACTTTGGGGTCTGTTTCAAAAAGTAGTCATAGCAGATAACTTGGCCGTATATATTAATGGAGTTTGGGGCGATATCCCTAACCAATCAGGAAGTATGTTATTGTTTATGGCAATTCTATATAGTTATCAAATATACACCGACTTTTCTGGGTACTCACATATGGCTATTGGAGTTGGTAAAATTCTAGGTTTCCAAATTACTAAAAACTTTAATTATCCATATTTTTCAAGAAATATTGCAGAGTTTTGGAGAAATTGGCATATATCCTTAACATCATGGTTAACAGATTATGTTTTTATGCCATTAAATTTTAAGTTTCGTTCTTTTGGTAATTGGGGTATAATTCTAGCTATAATTATTAATTTTATGTTAGTTGGTTTGTGGCATGGAGCTAATTGGATATTTGTTATTTATGGCCTTTACCATGGTTTACTTTTTATTCCTTTAATTCTTACAGGAAGTATTTTTAAAAAGAAAAAATTGATAGTAAATAAATATGGGTTACCATCATTAAAAGATTTTTATAAAATTAATGTAACTTTTTTACTTTGGACTTTAAGTTTGATAATTTTTAGAGCAGACAACATCAATCAATCTTGGAGCTATTTTTCCAAAATTTTTTCAAGTTCCCTATTTACGATACCAAAGTTTAATCATCATGACTTAGGTGTAATTATTACAATCATTTTTTTTATAATTATATTTATGTTGATTGAATGGTTTGGTAGAGAAAAAGAATATGCTATATCTCAATTAGAAAAAACCAGCAATAAATATAGTCGTTGGGCTATCTATATTATCATCATAATATCAATAATGATATTTGCGGGAGGAAAACAAGATTTTATTTATTTTCAATTTTAA
- a CDS encoding acyl carrier protein, whose amino-acid sequence MNKNKTTQEVEAIFKKVFEDDKLEINMTMTANDVDNWDSLSHMLLIVEVENTFNIKFKLRDLNKMKNVGDMIDLLVLKTE is encoded by the coding sequence ATGAATAAGAATAAAACAACACAAGAAGTTGAAGCTATCTTCAAAAAAGTTTTTGAAGATGACAAATTAGAAATTAATATGACAATGACGGCAAATGATGTTGATAATTGGGATTCTTTAAGCCACATGTTACTAATTGTTGAAGTGGAGAATACTTTTAATATTAAGTTTAAATTAAGAGACTTAAACAAAATGAAGAATGTTGGAGATATGATAGATCTTCTAGTACTAAAAACAGAATAA
- a CDS encoding amino acid adenylation domain-containing protein — protein MQKDKEDLVQMIFNDYVIEPFISQIHKDLNAFCINEVFFTYEYFAKTISKIRDSLQKQKIVSKNIGIVVNDDLETYASIFAIWLEGLAYVPLHPNQPIERNLEIISQAEISFILDSSSDSKYEGFRKINTTGLVFIKYNLEINKIEDSELAYILFTSGSTGKPKGVSITRENVGAFMKSFFEIGFDITEKDRCLQAFDLTFDVSVQSFLVPLTKGACTYTIPHDQIKFSYVYGLLEDHKITFGAMAPSMLRYLRPYFDEIEIPSMRYNILTAEASPVELVDEWKLCVPNAQLFNFYGPTEATIYCTYYEILRDASNKTLNGMYSIGKAMKGLEAVILIDGDITKKPGIKGELCIAGKQITPGYWKNDEKNKDSFIKIKNSDKELRFYRTGDSCYFDHDGDILLYGRIDHQVKIQGYRIELGEIEYKVRDYCNGVSAVATSYTNKTGNTELALFIESTEVSSDDVKNYLSTKLPPYMLPSKLYFLNQFPLNSNGKIDRLKLKLLIK, from the coding sequence ATGCAAAAAGACAAAGAAGATCTGGTGCAAATGATTTTTAATGACTATGTAATAGAGCCATTCATTAGTCAGATTCATAAAGATTTAAATGCATTCTGTATAAATGAAGTGTTTTTTACGTATGAATACTTTGCTAAAACAATTTCTAAAATTAGAGATAGTTTACAAAAACAAAAAATTGTTTCTAAAAATATAGGTATCGTTGTAAATGACGATTTAGAAACGTATGCCTCAATATTTGCTATTTGGTTAGAGGGTTTGGCATATGTGCCTCTTCATCCTAATCAACCAATTGAAAGGAATCTCGAAATAATTAGTCAAGCAGAAATAAGCTTCATATTAGACTCTTCATCGGATAGCAAATATGAAGGGTTTCGGAAAATAAACACAACCGGTTTAGTATTTATTAAATATAATTTAGAAATAAATAAAATAGAAGATAGTGAATTAGCATATATCTTATTTACCTCTGGAAGTACCGGGAAACCTAAAGGTGTTTCTATTACCCGAGAAAATGTAGGTGCTTTTATGAAATCTTTTTTTGAAATAGGATTTGATATTACCGAAAAAGATAGATGTTTACAAGCTTTTGATTTAACATTTGATGTTTCTGTACAGTCTTTCTTAGTTCCACTAACTAAAGGAGCTTGTACATATACCATACCCCATGATCAAATAAAATTCAGCTATGTATACGGACTATTAGAAGATCATAAAATTACATTTGGTGCTATGGCTCCTTCTATGTTAAGATATCTTAGACCTTATTTTGATGAAATTGAAATACCTAGTATGAGATATAATATTCTTACGGCAGAAGCTTCCCCTGTAGAATTAGTAGATGAATGGAAACTATGTGTGCCAAATGCACAATTATTTAATTTTTATGGACCAACGGAAGCTACTATATATTGTACATATTATGAGATTCTTAGGGATGCTAGCAATAAAACTTTAAACGGAATGTATTCTATTGGTAAAGCCATGAAAGGTTTAGAGGCTGTAATTCTTATTGATGGTGATATTACGAAAAAGCCTGGAATAAAAGGCGAATTATGTATAGCCGGAAAACAAATTACACCGGGTTACTGGAAGAATGATGAAAAGAATAAAGATTCCTTTATAAAAATAAAAAACAGTGATAAGGAATTAAGGTTTTATAGAACTGGAGATTCTTGTTATTTTGATCATGATGGAGATATTTTATTATATGGAAGAATTGATCACCAGGTAAAAATACAGGGATATAGAATAGAACTTGGAGAAATAGAATATAAGGTTAGAGATTATTGTAACGGAGTAAGTGCAGTAGCAACATCCTATACTAATAAAACGGGCAATACAGAACTTGCATTGTTTATAGAAAGTACAGAAGTGTCTAGTGATGATGTAAAAAATTATTTGTCAACTAAATTGCCTCCTTATATGCTCCCTTCGAAACTATATTTTTTGAATCAATTTCCATTAAACTCGAATGGGAAAATTGATAGACTAAAATTAAAATTATTAATAAAATAA
- a CDS encoding NAD(P)-dependent oxidoreductase has translation MKFGIIKERKNPPDRRVVFSPEKLLEFKEKYPEAAVKVESSSIRIFSDAAYKAAGLEVSENVSDCDVLFGVKEVPIEALINNKKYFFFSHTIKKQPYNRKLLLAILEKNIELYDHETIVRENGLRLIGFGRYAGIVGAYNGFRAIGLTNGTFNLPKAEHLYSQQELIAELKKIKLPSIKILLTGNGKVAYGAKEMLDAMSIKEVSVNDYLNNSFNEPVYCLADVLDYNKRKDGQTLDNFDFYDHPEKYESDFMRFAKVSDFFIAGHFYGNGAPYLFTREDAKSADFNIKYVADISCDVDGPVASTLKASTIADPIYGYNPQTESEVNFKDKDAIVVMAVDNLPCELPKDASEGFGEMFLENVIPAFFNDDKDGVLQRAKMTENGKLTERFSYLQDYVDGVE, from the coding sequence ATGAAATTTGGCATTATTAAAGAGCGCAAAAATCCACCAGATAGAAGAGTCGTTTTTTCACCAGAAAAACTACTAGAATTCAAAGAAAAGTATCCGGAAGCCGCTGTTAAAGTAGAATCTTCAAGTATTAGAATATTCTCTGATGCAGCTTATAAAGCAGCAGGATTAGAAGTATCTGAAAATGTGTCAGACTGCGATGTTTTATTTGGCGTAAAAGAAGTGCCAATTGAAGCTTTAATCAACAATAAAAAATATTTTTTCTTTAGTCATACTATTAAAAAGCAACCTTATAATAGAAAATTGTTGTTGGCTATTTTAGAAAAAAACATAGAATTATATGACCACGAAACGATTGTAAGAGAAAACGGATTGCGCTTAATCGGTTTTGGGCGTTATGCCGGTATTGTAGGTGCTTACAATGGTTTTAGAGCTATTGGTTTAACAAACGGAACTTTTAATTTACCAAAAGCAGAACATTTATACAGTCAGCAAGAATTGATAGCCGAACTAAAGAAAATAAAGTTACCTAGCATTAAAATTCTTTTAACGGGTAATGGAAAAGTTGCCTACGGAGCAAAAGAAATGTTAGATGCCATGAGTATTAAAGAAGTTTCTGTAAATGATTATTTAAATAATTCGTTTAACGAGCCTGTATATTGTTTGGCAGATGTGTTAGATTATAACAAACGCAAAGACGGACAAACACTAGATAATTTCGATTTTTATGATCATCCAGAAAAGTATGAGTCAGATTTTATGCGCTTTGCTAAAGTGTCCGATTTCTTTATTGCAGGTCATTTTTATGGTAACGGAGCACCTTATTTATTTACCAGAGAAGATGCAAAATCAGCAGATTTCAATATAAAATATGTAGCAGATATTTCTTGTGATGTAGACGGTCCTGTGGCATCAACATTAAAAGCATCTACCATTGCAGACCCTATTTATGGGTACAATCCTCAAACAGAATCTGAAGTTAATTTTAAAGATAAAGATGCTATAGTTGTAATGGCAGTAGATAATTTACCTTGTGAGTTGCCTAAAGATGCGAGTGAAGGTTTTGGAGAAATGTTTTTAGAAAATGTAATTCCTGCTTTTTTTAATGATGACAAAGACGGGGTTTTACAACGTGCAAAAATGACAGAAAACGGAAAACTAACAGAACGTTTTTCTTATTTACAAGATTATGTTGATGGGGTAGAATAG
- a CDS encoding DUF3820 family protein has translation MLQDRQFLIDLAKMKMPFGKYQGRYLINLPEHYIVWYKNKGFPNGKLGKQMELVYELQLNGLEDIIRKIQQDFT, from the coding sequence ATGTTACAAGACAGACAGTTTCTAATAGATTTAGCAAAAATGAAAATGCCTTTTGGTAAATATCAAGGCAGATATTTAATTAATTTACCAGAACATTATATTGTTTGGTACAAAAACAAAGGGTTTCCTAACGGTAAATTAGGGAAACAAATGGAGTTGGTTTATGAACTTCAATTAAATGGTTTAGAAGATATTATTAGAAAAATTCAACAAGATTTTACTTAA
- a CDS encoding mechanosensitive ion channel family protein, translated as MDIQQLLNNEIFTKTTSILFLFVIIYALVKISQKATFKIAKDNSAKYKFKKLINFIGYLFFVFGILYIFNTKLSGLGTALGVAGAGIAFALQEVIVSIAGYVTVFSSNFYKVGDRVKLGGTKGDVIDIGLLRTTLMEIGDWVNGDLYNGKMVRVANSFVFKEPVYNYSGDFPFLWDEITIPIKTNGDYKFAKDTFTRILVEEVGDFAKTSQVAWNKMIGTYSIENASVTPMVSMSFDENWITFTLRYAVDYKSRRGTKSVLFDKILSAIKESKGRVEVASAAIEITAFPKK; from the coding sequence GTGGATATTCAACAATTATTAAATAACGAGATATTTACAAAAACCACTTCCATATTATTTCTTTTTGTAATTATTTACGCGTTGGTGAAAATTTCACAAAAAGCAACTTTTAAAATTGCAAAAGACAACAGTGCTAAATACAAGTTTAAAAAGCTCATAAATTTTATTGGGTATCTCTTTTTTGTTTTCGGAATTTTATACATTTTTAATACAAAACTTTCAGGTTTAGGTACAGCGTTAGGTGTTGCAGGTGCTGGTATTGCGTTTGCATTACAAGAAGTAATTGTTAGTATAGCTGGTTATGTAACCGTTTTTTCTAGTAATTTTTATAAAGTTGGAGATCGTGTTAAATTAGGTGGTACAAAAGGAGATGTTATAGATATTGGTCTGCTAAGAACTACTTTAATGGAAATAGGAGACTGGGTAAATGGCGATTTATATAACGGAAAAATGGTAAGAGTTGCCAATAGTTTTGTTTTTAAAGAACCTGTTTATAATTACTCGGGCGATTTTCCTTTTCTGTGGGATGAAATTACGATTCCGATAAAAACAAATGGCGATTATAAATTTGCGAAAGATACTTTTACTAGAATTTTAGTAGAGGAAGTAGGAGATTTTGCAAAAACGTCTCAAGTGGCTTGGAATAAAATGATAGGAACTTATAGCATAGAAAATGCCAGTGTAACACCTATGGTTTCTATGTCTTTTGATGAAAACTGGATTACTTTCACCTTGCGTTATGCGGTAGATTACAAATCTAGAAGAGGTACAAAATCTGTACTATTTGATAAAATTTTATCAGCAATTAAGGAATCTAAAGGTAGAGTGGAAGTAGCCTCTGCGGCTATTGAAATAACAGCTTTTCCAAAGAAATAA
- a CDS encoding lipopolysaccharide assembly protein LapA domain-containing protein: protein MKLKNIISFLFIVLIVVFSLQNAATTDVNFLFWKVSISRVLVIIGSFSIGILVGVLMSVKFKRNRTNSF, encoded by the coding sequence ATGAAGTTAAAAAATATTATTTCGTTCCTTTTTATTGTTTTAATCGTTGTTTTCTCTTTGCAGAATGCAGCAACAACCGATGTGAACTTTTTATTTTGGAAGGTTTCAATATCTAGAGTGTTGGTGATTATAGGTAGTTTTTCTATTGGTATTTTAGTAGGTGTTTTAATGTCTGTTAAATTTAAAAGGAATAGAACAAACTCATTTTAA
- a CDS encoding RNA polymerase sigma factor: MNVASYKKLSDDEIIKIICDSNNSLVFGVLYDRYSQIIYNKCLGFTKDKDDAKDLTQEVFIKLFFKLKDYQSQSKFKAWLYVFVYNICINYVNRDKHHNQLKSKAPVYELESLAVEEVSDSVVFELKVEALDKLLMQISPEDKTILLLKYQDELTVSELSKVYGIGESAIKMRIKRAKEKLVKLKNLND, from the coding sequence ATGAATGTAGCGTCGTATAAAAAATTATCCGATGATGAAATTATTAAAATCATATGTGATTCTAATAACTCTCTAGTTTTTGGTGTTTTGTATGATCGGTATTCTCAAATCATTTACAATAAATGTTTGGGCTTTACTAAAGATAAAGATGATGCTAAAGATTTAACGCAAGAAGTTTTTATAAAACTTTTTTTCAAACTAAAAGACTATCAGTCGCAATCTAAGTTTAAAGCTTGGTTGTATGTGTTTGTCTATAATATTTGTATAAACTATGTTAATAGAGATAAGCATCATAATCAATTAAAATCTAAAGCACCTGTTTACGAATTAGAATCTCTAGCAGTAGAAGAGGTAAGTGATTCTGTTGTTTTTGAATTAAAAGTAGAAGCGTTAGATAAATTGTTAATGCAAATAAGTCCAGAAGATAAAACGATATTATTATTAAAATACCAAGATGAGCTTACGGTTAGTGAGCTTTCTAAGGTATACGGTATTGGTGAAAGTGCTATTAAAATGAGGATAAAAAGAGCAAAAGAAAAGTTAGTAAAATTAAAGAATTTAAACGACTGA
- a CDS encoding lipocalin family protein — MKKLITIASLILITVLAVGCSKDDDSISSSSKDLVGTWKLDYFVQDGQLTEEIICDNQIQYVFSSNGNYTETTYAGTSSKDCKTATVTSGTWTSVSDNDYELTPNKTSSTSASLNITFHDDFTKFTSEVSSTRTEGFEKI, encoded by the coding sequence ATGAAAAAATTAATAACAATAGCAAGTTTAATCTTAATTACAGTTTTAGCCGTAGGATGTTCTAAAGATGATGATTCTATATCTTCTAGCTCTAAAGACCTAGTAGGTACTTGGAAATTAGATTACTTTGTTCAAGATGGACAATTAACAGAAGAAATAATCTGTGATAATCAGATTCAATATGTGTTTTCTTCTAACGGAAACTACACTGAAACTACCTATGCAGGTACATCTTCTAAAGATTGTAAAACTGCCACTGTAACAAGTGGAACTTGGACAAGTGTTAGTGATAACGATTATGAATTAACGCCAAATAAAACGTCAAGTACATCAGCATCATTAAACATTACTTTTCATGATGATTTTACAAAATTTACATCTGAAGTAAGTAGTACTAGAACAGAAGGATTTGAAAAAATATAA